GTCGTTTTCGATGGCCTGACGGGCAGCTTCTTCCGGGGTCTGGAAGAGCGGCCCCATGTCGATGTCGAAACCGAGGTCGGCGTAGGCGGTCGCCACCACCTTGGCGCCACGGTCGTGACCATCCTGACCCAGCTTGGCGATCATGATGCGCGGACGACGGCCTTCTTCTTCAGCGAACTTGGCGACATCGGCCTTGATTTCTTCCCAGCTTTCCATGCCTTCGACCACCCCGCCATAGACACCGGAAATGGTTTGATTGTTGGCGCGGAAGCGGCCAAAGACCTTTTCCAGCGCGTCGGAGACTTCGCCGACCGTGGCGCGCAGGCGGATGGCCTTGACCGTCAGGTCGAGCAGGTTGCCTTCGCCGGTTTCGGCGCACTTGGTCAGCGCTTCCAGAGCAGCGTTGACCGCAGCACTGTCACGGGTGGCGCGAATCTGCTTGAGACGGGCAACCTGGGCTTCACGCACGGCATGGTTGTCGATATCGAGAATCTCGATCGCGTCTTCCTTCGCCAACTTGTACTTGTTCACGCCAACGATGACATCCTTGCCGGAATCGATGCGTGCCTGCTTGTCGGCGGCGCAGGTTTCGACCTGCATTTTGGCCCAGCCGGATTCGACGGCCTTGGTCATGCCGCCCATCTGTTCGATTTCCTGGATGATGGCCCAGGCCTTGTCGGCCATGTCCTGGGTCAGTTTTTCCATCATGTAGGAGCCGGCCCACGGATCGACGACGTTGGTGATGTGGGTTTCTTCCTGGATGATCAGCTGCGTGTTGCGGGCAATGCGGGCCGAGAATTCGGTCGGCAGGGCAATCGCCTCGTCGAGCGCGTTGGTATGCAGCGACTGGGTACCGCCAAATACGGCCGCCATCGCTTCGATGGTGGTACGCACGACGTTGTTGTACGGATCCTGCTCGGTCAACGACCAGCCGGAGGTCTGCGAGTGGGTACGCAACATCATCGACTTCGGGCTCTTGGCGTTGAAGCCGGACATGATGCGGTGCCACAGCAGGCGGGCGGCGCGCATCTTGGCGATTTCGAGATAGAAGTTCATCCCGACCGCCCAGAAGAAGGACAAACGACCCGCGAAGGTATCGACGTCCATGCCCGAGGCGATGCCGGTACGCACGTATTCCATGCCGTCGGCCAGCGTGAAGGCCAGCTCGATCGCCTGGTTGGCGCCGGCTTCCTGGATGTGGTAACCCGAAATCGAGATCGAATTGAACTTCGGCATGTGCTGCGCGGTGTAGCCGAAGATGTCGGCGATGATCTTCATCGACGGCTTGGGCGGATAGATGTAGGTGTTCCGCACCATGAATTCTTTGAGAATGTCGTTCTGGATCGTGCCAGACAGCTTCTCTTGCGACACGCCCTGCTCCTCGGCCGCCACGATGTAGCCAGCGAGAATGGGCAGCACGGCGCCGTTCATCGTCATCGAGACGGAAATCTTGTCGAGCGGGATGCCGTCGAACAGAATCTTCATGTCTTCGACAGAGTCGATTGCCACGCCGGCCTTGCCGACGTCGCCGACGACGCGCGGATTATCGGAATCATAGCCTCGGTGCGTCGCCAGGTCGAAAGCCACGGAAACGCCCTGACCGCCGGCGGCCAGCGCCTTGCGGTAGAAGGCATTGGACGCCTCTGCGGTGGAGAAGCCGGCGTACTGGCGGATGGTCCACGGCTTGACCGCGTACATCGTCGGCTGGGGGCCGCGGAGGAAGGGCGCTACGCCCGGCAGGGTGTCGGCAAATTCGAGGTTCTCGACGTCTTTCTTGGTATACAGTGCCTTGACCTGCAGACCTTCCGGCGTATTCCACACCAGATTATTGACGTCGCCACCCGGTGCCTGCTTGGCAGCGGCTTTTTCCCAGGCTTCCAGGTTGTTGGAATCAAAGAACTTTTCTGACATGTGACATCCCTCGCCGATTCGATTTTTTCAGACCGATGATGCAGAATTCAAAATTCTACGCTTAAGGGTCTAACTTGACATAGCAAAGCGTACATAATACGTTATCCATAATTATGGAACAAGCCGGATATAAAAGCTGGCTCCCAACCATCTCTCACCGCAAAAATGAATCGTATCGCTCCCACCGCGCTTTATCAGGAAGTCGCTGAACGCTTGCGCCAGCGCATCTTCGCCCACGAAATTTCGCCCGGCAGCTGGATTGACGAGCAGAAGCTGGCCGAACAGTACGGAATTTCCCGGACGCCCTTGCGCGAGGCGCTAAAGGTGCTCGCCGCCGAAGGACTGGTCGAGCTCAAGCCGCGTCGCGGCTGCTATGTGACCGAAATTTCCCGGCAGGACCTTGACGACATCTTTCCCCTGATGGCGCTGCTCGAAGGTCGCTGTGCCTTTGAAGCTACCCAGCGAGTCAAGCCAGCGGAACTGGCGTCGCTCAAGGAAATTCACGATCAGCTTGAAAATGCGGCGCGTGAGGGGCGGATCGACGCCTTCTTCGAGGCTAATCAGGCTTTTCATAAGCGGGTTCAGGAATTGTCCGGCAATCGCTGGCTGCTATCGGTGATTCAGGATCTGCGCAAAGTGCTCAAACTGTCTCGCCTGCATTCTCTGTCGCTGGAAGGGCGTCTGCAGCAGTCGCTGGACGAGCATCGTGCCATCGTTGCCGCGATTGCCAACAAGGACGCCGTTACTGCCGAGCGCCTGATGCACGATCACCTGCTCAGCGGCCGCGAGGCAGCAGCCAAGGTCGATTCGAAGAGCAGCAAGGCCGCCTGAGCTGATTGTCGCACTGACTTTCACGGTCGACGCGGCCAAAAGCAAAAAAACCCTGCCGTAATCCGGCAGGGTTTTTTTTAATGCTCGCTTCCCCGTTCGACGGGGAAGCTCGGGTTGCTTAGTGGTTGCTGGCGGAAGCGGCGCCGTAACCGGTCTGTGCGCGCACATACTGGTCTTCGTAAGCTTCGATTTCCTGCTTGGCGCGGGCGCTGGCATCGGCCTTGGACATGATGTAAGCCATCAGGAAGGCGATCGGCATGGCGAACAGGGCCGGCTGGGTGTAGGGGAACAGCGCGGCCTTGTTGCCGAGCACGTCGACCCACACCGACTTCGAGAACAGCACGAAGCAGACGGCGGAGATCAGGCCGGAGTAACCGCCCCACAGTGCGCCCTTGGTGGTCAGACCCTTCCAGTACATCGACAGGATCAGGACCGGGAAGTTTGCGGCAGCGGCAACGCCGAAGGCCAGACCGACCATGAACGCGATGTTCATCTTCTCGAACAGGATGCCGAGAACGATGGCAACAAAGCCCAGGCAGATGGTGGCGATCTTGGAGACGCGGATTTCGGTAGCTTCGGAAGCCTGGCCCTTCATGATCACGCGAGCGTAGATGTCGTGCGAGATCGCGGAGGCGCCCGCCAGGGCCAGACCGGAAACCACGGCCAGGATGGTGGCGAAGGCCACAGCCGCCAGGAAGCCGAGCAGCATGTTGCCGCCGACGGCCTTGGCCAGGTGCATGGCAACCATGTTGCCGCCGCCGATCAGCTTGCCGCCGATGGTGCCGCCTTCAAAGAACTCCGGATTCTGGCCGACGATCAGGATGCCGCAGAGACCCATCAGGAAGATCACGTTGAAGAAGTAGGCGACGAAACCAGAAGCGTAGAGCACGGACTTGCGGGCTTCCTTGGCGTCGGTGACGGTGAAGAAGCGCATCAGGATGTGCGGCAGGCCGGCGGTACCGAACATCAGGCCCAAGCCGAGGGAGATCGCGGTGACCGGATCCTTGAGCAGGGCGCCCGGGTACATCAGCTTGTCGCCCAGCTTATGGACGGCGGTTGCCTTTTCCAGCAGGTTGGTGAAGGAGAACCCGAACTCGCTCATTGCCAGGAACATCACCAGCGTGCCGCCGGAAAGCAGCATGCAGGCCTTGATGATCTGCACCCAGGTGGTGGCAACCATGCCGCCGAAGGTGACATAGACCATCATCAGGATGCCGACGACAAAGATCGCGGTGTTGTACTCGAGGCCGAAGAGCAGCTTGATCAGCTGACCGGCACCGACCATCTGCGCGATCAGGTAGAAGCAGACGACGGTCAGCGAGGAAATCGCGGCCATCGTGCGCACCTTGCCCTGGTCGAGGCGGTAGGCGGTGATGTCGGAGAAGGTGAACTTGCCGAGGTTGCGCAGACGTTCAGCCATCAGGAACAGGATGATCGGCCAGCCGGCGAAGAAGCACAGCATGTAGATGTAGCCGTCGTAACCCTGGGTATACACCATCGCGGTCAGACCGAGCAGCGTGGCGGCCGACATGTAGTCGCCGGCAATCGCCAGGCCGTTCTGGAAACCGGTGATGCCGCCGCCGGCGGTGTAGAAGTCGGAGGTCGACTTGGTGCGCGACGCAGCCCAGTAGGTGATCCCCATCGTCATCGCGACGAAGATGCAGAACATGATGATCGCGTGCCAGTTGGTCGCCTGCTTTTCCGTCTGGGCGACGGCGTCGGCGGCAATGGCCAGCGTGGACAGGCTGAGCAGGCTCAGCGTAGTAATCAGTTTGCGCATTACTTGTTCTCCTTCCAGGCTTCCTTGACGATTTCCTGCGTCAGGGCGTCGAATTCAGTGTTGGCGCGCTTGACGTAAACCGCAGTCAGCACCCAGAAGAAAATGAACATGAACAATTCCACGGTCACGCCGACGGTCAGCTTCGAGCCTTCGCTCAGCGGTTGGCCGAGGGACAGCGGATTGAAGGCAACCACCATAACAAACCCGTAGAACATGACCAGAACTACCGCTGCCAAGGTCCAGGCAAAGCGGCCGCGGCGGGCCACCAGCTCCTGGAATTTGGGATTGGCGCGCATGCGCTCATACATCGCACTGCTCATCGCTGGATCTCCTTGTTGATATTTAATTAATAATTACGGAAGCGATTAAACGAACCGCTTTCGCGATTATATCTTATAGAAGACCTTACAATTCCATTTTTTCACTACAAAACGAAATCAGAGAGAACAGCACAATGAGTACGGTCGACCTCGCCGTTGATGGCGAAATTGCCACCCTGACCCTGAACAATCCCGGCAAGCTGAACGCCATCAATCTGGCCATGTGGCAGCAAATCTCGGCGCATTTGCGGCTGATTTCCGCCAGCCCGCAGATTCGTTGCCTGATCATTCGCGGGGCAGGTGACGAAGCCTTTGCTGCCGGAGGCGATCTGGAGGAGTTCGTCACCGGACGGGCAACTCTCGAACAGGCGCTGCATTACCACGGCCAGGTGGCGGAGGCATTGAATGCGATTGCCGAGTGCCCGCACCCGACGGTGGCGATGATTCATGGAGCCTGTGTCGGCGGAGGTCTGGAAATTGCCGGGGCCTGTGATCTGCGCTTGTGCAGCGAAGCCTCGCGCTTTGGGGCGCCGATCAATCGCCTGGGTTTCTCGATGTATCCGGGCGAGATGGAGGGTTTGCTGCGGCTGGTCGGCGCCGCCGTGCTCAAGGAAATTCTGCTTGAGGGGCGGATCATGGGCGCACGCGAGGCTTACGAAAAAGGGCTGGTCAACCGGGTGGTGCCGGATGCCCAGCTGGCCGAAGAGGTTACGGCAACCGCCCGGCGGATTGCTGCGGGAGCGCCGCTGGTTGCCGGTTGGCACAAGCAATGGATCCGTCGCCTGGAAAATGGGCTGCCATTGAGCGATGCCGAAAAGGCGGCGTCCTTTGCCTTTCTGGAAACCGAGGACTACCGCGAGGGGCTGGCGGCCTTCCTGGAAAAGCGTAAGCCGCAGTTCAAGGCGCGTTGATCAGCTACCAAAAACGGTGTGCAGCATCTTCGCCGAAAGCAGGATCAGGACACCGGCGAAGATTTTTTTCAGTGTTGCGACCGGCAGGCGGTGCGCCAGCCGGGCACCGAGCGGTGCGGTGAAGGTCGAAACGGCGCTGATCAGGATCAGTGCCGGCAGATAGACGTAGCCGACCGACCATTCCGGGAGGCCCTCGGTGCTCCAGCCGTTGATCAGATAGCCGGCCGCGCCGGCGAGGGCAATCGGCAGGCCGATGGCGGCCGAGGTACCGATGGCGTTCTGCATCTTGACGTTGCACCAGGTCATGAATGGCACCGAAAGCGAGCCGCCACCGATCGCCACCAGTGCCGAAATCACGCCGATGCCGGTGCCCACGGCGGTCAAGCCGCCACTGCCGGGCAGTTCGCGCGAGGGCTTGGGCTTAACGTTGAGGATCATCTGCAGCGATACGTAGGCCATGAAGGCGCCAAAGAAGATGGCCAGTGGCCGGGTAGGTGCCGCAGCCGCGACAAAGGTGCCAGCGAAGGTGCCAAACAGGACGCCCGGGGCAATCCCCTTGACGATATCCCAGCGGACTGCACCATGGGCGTGGTGGGCGCGCATACTCGACAGCGAGGTCAGCACAATGGCCGCCATTGAGGTTCCCAGCGCCAGGTGCACCATGTGTTCGCGGGGGAATGCCTGGGCGGCGAACATCGTGGTCAGCACCGGGACCATGATCCCGCCGCCGCCGACGCCCAGCAGTCCGGCAAAAAAACCGACAAAGGCGCCAAGCGCGAGATAGGCCAGCAGCCATTCGATGGACATGGGGTTATTCCTTGCAGTGCGTCAGTCCGAGCAGTTGCCCGGTGATGAAACTCCATTCGGCCGGCGTGACCGGGGAGATGGAAAGGCGATTGCCACGCGCCAGCAGCGGCATGGCAGCGAGTTCCGGATGCTGGCGCAGTTCAATCAGCGGCAGCAGGCGGGTTTTGCAGACAAAAGCGATATCGCGCAATAGCCAGCGTGGGTTTTCGCGAGTCGATTTTGCGTCGTAATACGGGTTGACCGTGGAAAACTGGGTTTCGTCCGGATAAGGTTCCGAGGCAACCCGACCAATTCCGGCAATGCCCGGCTGAGGGCAACTGGAGTGATAGAAGAACGTCAGGTCGCCCGGTCGCATGGCATCGCGCATGAAATTCCGTGCCTGGTAATTGCGTACGCCAAACCAGGGAACGTGCCCGAGGCGGGCGAGATCATCTATCGAAACCTCGTCGGGTTCTGATTTCATCAGCCAGTAGTTCAGCGTCCACTCCCAATAGGAAACGGGCGGCAGATCATCTGCCACCCGTTGTCGATTTGCCCCCGCGAGTGCCGTCAGGCCGGCATCCTGAACCTGAGTTCAGAGTGGTTGCTTTCCTCCCGCATCAGGTGCGCCCGACCAAGGGGCGCTCACAACAGCGGTTTAACGGTCTGCAACCGATGCCAATTAGCATTGGTTCAAGGAATCTATGGCCTTAACAAACACCGCAGGGAACCCGGTGGTCGGCATCCGGGCTGCTCCGGGGCGGTTAGAAACCGTTGCTCGGGGCGGATGCCAGCACGGCGTCGAGTCGTGCTCCCATATCGGTGATTCTACGCTTCGTGTCGGCGCTGACAACCGTTCCTTTGGCCCTGGCTGCTGCGAGGTGTTCGTGCGCGATATTCAGGGCGGCCATCACCGCGACGCGTTCGGCAATCGTGGTTTTGGTCCGCTGCGCGATGTCGCGCATCTTGTCATCCACCAGGCCGACCGCTTCCTGCAGGGCCTCACGCTCGTCGGCGGAGCAGGCAACGCGGTACTCGCGGCCAAGTATCTTGACATCGAGGTAGTTTGCCTCGCCAGCCATCAGAGATCCTCGGGCAGTTTGTCGATCAGGCCTTCGAGACGCTGGCGAGCCGCCGTCATCGTCTGTTGCAGGCGCAGTTTTTCAGTCTCCGCCGCAGCCAGCTGGCTGCGCAGGGATTCGTTTTCGGCCCGCAGCTGGGTAACGACTGCAATGACCTTATTGACTTTCGCTTCGAGAGCTTCGATTTCGGTATCCATGGCGCGAACTATAGGGGTGAAAACATCATTGAGTCAAGGACTAAGCTGCTAATCTCAAAGTGCTTTATGCGAAATGGCGCGTAACTTCGTGGAGGTGGGGCGGCACGACGGGTAGAATGCTGTCCGTCCTGATTCCGATTGAACCGGAGAGAATCAAGGCGGTCAATCGCCGCTTGCGGCGACAATTCGCCACTGTTTTTACTGGGCGGGAATTTTCCCGTCATCTTGACTGGAGTTCTGGGCAATGGCGCTGAGCCACGAAGAGCGAATGCAAAAGAAGAAGGCGGTGGTCGATGAGAAAATCGCTGCCGCCCGGCAGGAGCGCGGTGTATTGCTGGTCAACACCGGTAATGGGAAAGGCAAATCCTCCGCAGCTTTCGGTGTCGTTGCGCGGGCTCTCGGGCATGGCCTGAAGGTCGCGGTGGTCCAGTTCGTCAAGGGGCGCTCGGATACCGGAGAGGAGGCGTTCTTTCGGCGCCAGCCCGGTGTCCGCTGGCATGTCGGCGGCGAAGGTTTTACCTGGGAAACCCAGGACAAGGAAAAGGATGCCCGCGCCGCTCAGGCGGCTTGGGGCCAGGCCTGTGCTTATCTGGCCGACCCGGAAGTCGGCCTGGTCGTGCTCGACGAACTGACCTATGCCTTCAAGTATGGCTGGCTGGAGCTTGACGAGGTTCTGCAGCGGCTGGCCGCTCGTCCAACGCTGCAGCATGTCGTGATTACCGGCCGGGGGGCGCCCGAGGCACTGCGTGCCGCTGCCGATACGGTCAGCGACATCGGCAACGAAAAACACGCTTTCAAGGCTGGGGTCAAGGCGATGCCCGGCCTCGATTACTGAACCTGCTCCCCGAAAAACATGCTTTCGTGTCCTGCATTGATGATTGCCGCCCCGGCCTCCGGCCAGGGCAAAACCACCGTTACCGCCGCCCTGGCCCGTTTACATGCCCGCCAGGGGCGGCGGGTCACGGTCTTCAAGTGTGGTCCCGATTTTCTTGACCCGCAGATTCATGCCTTTGCCAGCGGTCGACCGTGTCAGAACCTCGATTTCGGCATGTGCGGCGAAGACGACGCCCGTTGGCGTCTGGCGCGGGCTGCTGCCGACTCGGACCTGATTCTGATCGAGGGGGTGATGGGGCTGTTCGACGGGACCCCGTCGGCCGCCGATATTGCCGAGCGTTTCGGAATTCCGGTGATGGCGCTGATCGATGCTGGCAAAATGGCCCAGACTTTCGGTGCCCTGGCCCACGGCCTGGCCAGCTATCGGCCTGGCCTGCCCTTTGCCGGGGTGCTCGCCAACCGCGTCGCTAGTCCGCGTCATGGCGAAATCTTGCGCGGCAGCCTGCCTGTCGGGATGGGGTGGTATGGGGCACTGCCAAAAAACGGCGACAGCCTGCCGGAACGCCATCTCGGGCTATTGCAGGCGGCGGAAATCGACGATCTGGCGCAGCGTCTGGACAAGCTGGCTGATGCACTGGTTGCAACGGCCACGGTCGACTTGCCTGCTCCCGTGGCGTTTTCGCCGTTTTCTCCGCCAGCCATTCCGAAATTGCTGGCGGGGCGGAGGATTGCCGTTGCCCGCGATGCCGCCTACGGTTTTGCCTATCCGGCAAATCTGGAAACCCTGACGCAACTGGGGGCCGAACTGCTCTTTTTTTCGCCGCTGGCTGGCGACGAACTGCCTGCCTGCGACGCGGTCTGGCTGCCTGGCGGCTATCCCGAATTGCATGCCGCAGAACTGGCAGCCCGGCGTCCCCTGTGGCAGGCGCTGGCAGCGCACGTGACTGCCGGCAAGCCTTTGCTTGCCGAATGTGGCGGGATGATGAGTCTGTTTGAAGAAATTGTGGATAAGGAAGGCTGTGTTCATCGCCTGGGGGGATTGCTGCCCGGCAAGGCGGTGATGCAACCGCGTCTGAGCGCACTTGGCACTCAGTTCGCCGATTTGCCCGAGGGGCGGCTGTCCGGACACACCTTCCATTACTCGCGCAGCGAAAGCGACCTCCAGCCCTTGCTGCGGGCAAGCAAGCAAAATGGCGAACCTGGGGAGGTGATTTATCGGCGGCAACGGCTGACGGCTTCCTATGTACATTTCTATTTCCCGTCATCGCCGGAAGCGACCGCCAGATTGTTTAAATAGTCAGTTTTTATCGAAATAAGACCAATTAAAAATCATGTTTTATCGACGGAGATCAGGGATTAAACTGCGCCCTGTCGAATTCATCCTCAGGAGGGACACATGAAAAACTTCGCATTGATGGCTGCCGCGCTGTTGCTTGGGGCCACGCTTAGCATTGGTGATGCCGAAGCAGCCAAGCGCTTCGGCGGCGGTTCGTCGACCGGCATGCAACGCCAGTCGGTGGCACCCACCAAGTCACCCACTGCCACTCCGGCGCAAACTCCGCAAGCGGCTCCCAGTCCGGCTCACCAGCAGGCCGCAGCCCCAGCCGCAGCGCCGCAAGCTCAGCCCAAGCGTTCGTGGATGGGCCCGCTCGCCGGCTTGGCGGCAGGTCTCGGCCTGGCGGCGCTGGCTTCTCATTTCGGTTTTGGTGAGCAACTCGCTAACATGCTGATGATCGGGTTGCTGGTCATGGTGGTCTTGGCAGTCATCGGTTTCATCATGCGCAAGAAGGCTGCGGCCCAGGCGCCGGCCGGCAATTTGCAATATGCCGGGATCGGTTCCGGTTTCGAGCGTCCGGCACCGTTAATGCCGGCTGAGCCACTGGCTGGTGGTAGTGCTGCTCCGACCGCTGCCCCGGTCTATCCGGCAGGTTTTGATGCCGAAGGCTTTGTCCGTAATGCCAAGGTTAATTTCATCCGCTTGCAGGCCGCCAACGATGCGGGCAACCTTGACGACATCCGCGAATTTACCTCGCCCGAGATGTTCGCCGAGATCAAGCTGCAGATGGGCGAGCGTGCGCAGGGCAAGCAGGAAACGGATGTTGCCCAGTTGAATGCCGAAGTGCTGGACGTTGCTGACGAAGGTCAGCGCTATGTGGTCAGCGTCCGCTTCCATGGCCTGATCCGTGAGGATGGCGGTGCTCCGGAAGCCTTCGATGAGGTCTGGCACATGACCAAGCCGACCGACGGTAGTCGCGGCTGGGTGGTTGCCGGGATTCAGCAAGTCAATTAACTACCGCTCAGCGCAAATAAACGGCAGCCAAGGCTGCCGTTTATTTTCTTCCACGCAGCAGTGGCGAGGGCGCGCTAGAATCAGCGGATACTGATCTGCCCGGGCGCTTGTCGATGCTGAAAATTGCTTTTCTCAGGAATCTTTTCCTGAGCGTGCTGGT
This genomic window from Dechloromonas sp. ZY10 contains:
- the scpA gene encoding methylmalonyl-CoA mutase, with amino-acid sequence MSEKFFDSNNLEAWEKAAAKQAPGGDVNNLVWNTPEGLQVKALYTKKDVENLEFADTLPGVAPFLRGPQPTMYAVKPWTIRQYAGFSTAEASNAFYRKALAAGGQGVSVAFDLATHRGYDSDNPRVVGDVGKAGVAIDSVEDMKILFDGIPLDKISVSMTMNGAVLPILAGYIVAAEEQGVSQEKLSGTIQNDILKEFMVRNTYIYPPKPSMKIIADIFGYTAQHMPKFNSISISGYHIQEAGANQAIELAFTLADGMEYVRTGIASGMDVDTFAGRLSFFWAVGMNFYLEIAKMRAARLLWHRIMSGFNAKSPKSMMLRTHSQTSGWSLTEQDPYNNVVRTTIEAMAAVFGGTQSLHTNALDEAIALPTEFSARIARNTQLIIQEETHITNVVDPWAGSYMMEKLTQDMADKAWAIIQEIEQMGGMTKAVESGWAKMQVETCAADKQARIDSGKDVIVGVNKYKLAKEDAIEILDIDNHAVREAQVARLKQIRATRDSAAVNAALEALTKCAETGEGNLLDLTVKAIRLRATVGEVSDALEKVFGRFRANNQTISGVYGGVVEGMESWEEIKADVAKFAEEEGRRPRIMIAKLGQDGHDRGAKVVATAYADLGFDIDMGPLFQTPEEAARQAIENDVHAIGCSSLAAGHKTLVPQIIQCLKDQGADDIIVFAGGVIPAQDYDALFAAGAKAVFGPGTRIEDSAKKVLEEIRKARA
- a CDS encoding Tim44 domain-containing protein, which produces MKNFALMAAALLLGATLSIGDAEAAKRFGGGSSTGMQRQSVAPTKSPTATPAQTPQAAPSPAHQQAAAPAAAPQAQPKRSWMGPLAGLAAGLGLAALASHFGFGEQLANMLMIGLLVMVVLAVIGFIMRKKAAAQAPAGNLQYAGIGSGFERPAPLMPAEPLAGGSAAPTAAPVYPAGFDAEGFVRNAKVNFIRLQAANDAGNLDDIREFTSPEMFAEIKLQMGERAQGKQETDVAQLNAEVLDVADEGQRYVVSVRFHGLIREDGGAPEAFDEVWHMTKPTDGSRGWVVAGIQQVN
- a CDS encoding cobyrinate a,c-diamide synthase, coding for MIAAPASGQGKTTVTAALARLHARQGRRVTVFKCGPDFLDPQIHAFASGRPCQNLDFGMCGEDDARWRLARAAADSDLILIEGVMGLFDGTPSAADIAERFGIPVMALIDAGKMAQTFGALAHGLASYRPGLPFAGVLANRVASPRHGEILRGSLPVGMGWYGALPKNGDSLPERHLGLLQAAEIDDLAQRLDKLADALVATATVDLPAPVAFSPFSPPAIPKLLAGRRIAVARDAAYGFAYPANLETLTQLGAELLFFSPLAGDELPACDAVWLPGGYPELHAAELAARRPLWQALAAHVTAGKPLLAECGGMMSLFEEIVDKEGCVHRLGGLLPGKAVMQPRLSALGTQFADLPEGRLSGHTFHYSRSESDLQPLLRASKQNGEPGEVIYRRQRLTASYVHFYFPSSPEATARLFK
- a CDS encoding enoyl-CoA hydratase/isomerase family protein codes for the protein MSTVDLAVDGEIATLTLNNPGKLNAINLAMWQQISAHLRLISASPQIRCLIIRGAGDEAFAAGGDLEEFVTGRATLEQALHYHGQVAEALNAIAECPHPTVAMIHGACVGGGLEIAGACDLRLCSEASRFGAPINRLGFSMYPGEMEGLLRLVGAAVLKEILLEGRIMGAREAYEKGLVNRVVPDAQLAEEVTATARRIAAGAPLVAGWHKQWIRRLENGLPLSDAEKAASFAFLETEDYREGLAAFLEKRKPQFKAR
- a CDS encoding sulfite exporter TauE/SafE family protein, with protein sequence MSIEWLLAYLALGAFVGFFAGLLGVGGGGIMVPVLTTMFAAQAFPREHMVHLALGTSMAAIVLTSLSSMRAHHAHGAVRWDIVKGIAPGVLFGTFAGTFVAAAAPTRPLAIFFGAFMAYVSLQMILNVKPKPSRELPGSGGLTAVGTGIGVISALVAIGGGSLSVPFMTWCNVKMQNAIGTSAAIGLPIALAGAAGYLINGWSTEGLPEWSVGYVYLPALILISAVSTFTAPLGARLAHRLPVATLKKIFAGVLILLSAKMLHTVFGS
- a CDS encoding cation acetate symporter, whose translation is MRKLITTLSLLSLSTLAIAADAVAQTEKQATNWHAIIMFCIFVAMTMGITYWAASRTKSTSDFYTAGGGITGFQNGLAIAGDYMSAATLLGLTAMVYTQGYDGYIYMLCFFAGWPIILFLMAERLRNLGKFTFSDITAYRLDQGKVRTMAAISSLTVVCFYLIAQMVGAGQLIKLLFGLEYNTAIFVVGILMMVYVTFGGMVATTWVQIIKACMLLSGGTLVMFLAMSEFGFSFTNLLEKATAVHKLGDKLMYPGALLKDPVTAISLGLGLMFGTAGLPHILMRFFTVTDAKEARKSVLYASGFVAYFFNVIFLMGLCGILIVGQNPEFFEGGTIGGKLIGGGNMVAMHLAKAVGGNMLLGFLAAVAFATILAVVSGLALAGASAISHDIYARVIMKGQASEATEIRVSKIATICLGFVAIVLGILFEKMNIAFMVGLAFGVAAAANFPVLILSMYWKGLTTKGALWGGYSGLISAVCFVLFSKSVWVDVLGNKAALFPYTQPALFAMPIAFLMAYIMSKADASARAKQEIEAYEDQYVRAQTGYGAASASNH
- a CDS encoding GntR family transcriptional regulator encodes the protein MNRIAPTALYQEVAERLRQRIFAHEISPGSWIDEQKLAEQYGISRTPLREALKVLAAEGLVELKPRRGCYVTEISRQDLDDIFPLMALLEGRCAFEATQRVKPAELASLKEIHDQLENAAREGRIDAFFEANQAFHKRVQELSGNRWLLSVIQDLRKVLKLSRLHSLSLEGRLQQSLDEHRAIVAAIANKDAVTAERLMHDHLLSGREAAAKVDSKSSKAA
- the cobO gene encoding cob(I)yrinic acid a,c-diamide adenosyltransferase, with the translated sequence MALSHEERMQKKKAVVDEKIAAARQERGVLLVNTGNGKGKSSAAFGVVARALGHGLKVAVVQFVKGRSDTGEEAFFRRQPGVRWHVGGEGFTWETQDKEKDARAAQAAWGQACAYLADPEVGLVVLDELTYAFKYGWLELDEVLQRLAARPTLQHVVITGRGAPEALRAAADTVSDIGNEKHAFKAGVKAMPGLDY
- a CDS encoding DUF485 domain-containing protein, with translation MSSAMYERMRANPKFQELVARRGRFAWTLAAVVLVMFYGFVMVVAFNPLSLGQPLSEGSKLTVGVTVELFMFIFFWVLTAVYVKRANTEFDALTQEIVKEAWKENK
- a CDS encoding cell division protein ZapA; translation: MAGEANYLDVKILGREYRVACSADEREALQEAVGLVDDKMRDIAQRTKTTIAERVAVMAALNIAHEHLAAARAKGTVVSADTKRRITDMGARLDAVLASAPSNGF
- a CDS encoding EVE domain-containing protein; amino-acid sequence: MKSEPDEVSIDDLARLGHVPWFGVRNYQARNFMRDAMRPGDLTFFYHSSCPQPGIAGIGRVASEPYPDETQFSTVNPYYDAKSTRENPRWLLRDIAFVCKTRLLPLIELRQHPELAAMPLLARGNRLSISPVTPAEWSFITGQLLGLTHCKE